The proteins below are encoded in one region of Winogradskyella helgolandensis:
- a CDS encoding SGNH/GDSL hydrolase family protein — protein sequence MKNIKYLLLSAVLIGFTACNDEEDFEDQLDNPTTEEILPALTQGEADFSKYIAVGASFSGGFMDNALFIAGQQSSFPNLLSQKFALVGGGSFTLPLMNDNIGGFVAGTTVVSPPRLFFDGSGPTLLPATPTTQITDVLSGTFNNYGIPGAKSFHLGIAGYGTLNPYFGRMASSSTATILGDAVAQNPTFFTLSEIGGNDVLSYATSGGSGVDQTNNFDPSTYGTNDITDPNVFAASFSATVDALTANGAKGVVANLPYITTLAHFTTVPHNPLDPTNEAFGPQIPLLNSIFGALNPIFNAVDSSRAIVFSETAASAVVIKDETLDDISATIAGALNASPTFPAFIAQFGLPAEAVPLVANLLGNTYGQTRQATAADLLVLPSSSVIGTVNEDYATALQLQGLPAALAAQFSAEGITLPLEDKWVLIPSEQLAIKTATDAYNETIDAIATSKGLAFVDFKSILEQASTTGFASGDFILTTDLVSGGLISLDGVHLTSRGYALMTNEMMKAIDATYGSNFEASGNLADPGEYPTNYPPTLQ from the coding sequence ATGAAAAATATAAAATATTTATTACTATCTGCTGTCCTTATCGGATTTACAGCATGTAATGATGAAGAAGATTTCGAAGACCAATTAGACAATCCTACTACAGAAGAAATATTACCGGCATTAACACAAGGTGAAGCCGATTTTTCAAAATATATTGCTGTTGGAGCATCGTTTTCTGGAGGCTTTATGGATAACGCTTTATTTATTGCTGGTCAGCAAAGTTCTTTTCCAAACTTATTATCTCAGAAATTTGCCCTTGTAGGTGGTGGTAGCTTTACCTTACCTTTAATGAATGACAACATTGGAGGATTTGTAGCAGGAACAACAGTAGTATCTCCGCCAAGACTTTTCTTTGATGGCAGTGGTCCTACCCTTTTACCAGCAACACCAACAACGCAAATTACAGATGTATTATCCGGAACATTTAATAATTACGGTATTCCTGGAGCTAAAAGTTTTCACCTTGGTATAGCAGGTTATGGTACGTTAAATCCTTATTTTGGAAGAATGGCGTCAAGTTCGACGGCAACCATCTTAGGTGATGCAGTCGCTCAAAATCCAACATTTTTTACCCTATCTGAAATAGGAGGAAATGATGTATTATCGTATGCAACATCAGGAGGATCTGGTGTAGACCAAACCAATAACTTTGACCCATCAACTTATGGTACAAATGATATAACAGACCCTAATGTATTTGCAGCGTCATTTTCGGCAACTGTAGATGCCTTAACGGCAAATGGCGCAAAAGGTGTGGTTGCTAATCTGCCTTACATTACAACATTAGCACATTTTACAACAGTACCTCACAATCCATTAGACCCAACAAATGAAGCTTTCGGACCTCAGATTCCATTATTAAATTCGATTTTTGGGGCTTTAAATCCAATTTTTAATGCAGTAGATTCTAGTAGAGCAATTGTTTTTTCTGAAACAGCTGCAAGTGCTGTGGTAATTAAAGACGAAACGCTTGATGATATATCTGCTACAATTGCAGGAGCCTTAAATGCAAGTCCAACGTTTCCCGCTTTTATAGCACAATTTGGATTACCTGCAGAAGCAGTGCCATTAGTCGCTAATTTATTAGGAAATACTTATGGACAAACAAGACAAGCTACTGCAGCTGATTTATTAGTATTACCTAGTAGTTCAGTAATTGGTACTGTAAATGAAGATTATGCTACGGCATTACAATTACAAGGTTTACCAGCAGCACTTGCTGCTCAGTTTTCTGCGGAAGGGATTACACTTCCTTTAGAAGATAAATGGGTGTTAATTCCTAGTGAACAATTAGCTATAAAGACAGCAACCGATGCTTACAATGAAACTATTGATGCTATAGCTACCAGTAAAGGTCTTGCTTTTGTAGATTTCAAATCAATTTTAGAACAAGCATCTACAACAGGGTTTGCATCTGGAGATTTTATTCTAACTACAGATTTAGTGTCTGGTGGCTTAATAAGTTTAGATGGTGTTCATTTAACATCTAGAGGGTATGCCTTAATGACAAATGAAATGATGAAAGCTATTGATGCAACATATGGATCAAATTTTGAAGCCTCTGGCAACTTAGCAGATCCAGGAGAATATCCAACAAATTACCCTCCTACCTTACAGTAA
- a CDS encoding TonB-dependent receptor, whose translation MKTILKLFTMLFCVASFAQTTIKGTINDNTGLPLPGANIVVVGTSTGTVSDFDGNYALSVNQEPPFSIRVSYAGFEPQTIEITTNNQTVDVTLAEGNSLDEVVISASRTPERIFESPVTVERFGLKEIKNTASADFYGGLESLKGVDVNTSSLTFKSVNTRGFATTANTRFMQLVDGMDNSTPALNFPIGNLVGMVETDVHSVELLPGASSALYGANAFNGILFMRSKNPFDHQGISAVVKKGITSQKAAGDNEYTDIGISMAYKFSDKFAAKVNFGYLNGTDWAATSEVDSDMLGGTRANNLNYNGINVYGDEVSANINDLAGGTGIVPDVFVSRTGYNERDLTEYKAQSIKADWGLYYRPIEDSNFEIQYVGKVGTGTTIYQGTNRYNIDGFFQEQHKIELKNDNFFVRGYVVADKAGDSYDMVFTGININRAWKSDADWFGDYINTYVAATLGGGATDTQAHAAARAAAETGRFEPGSAEFNNAFDRIIQDPDLATGSQFRDASKYYHADGNYNFSHLTDIADIQVGGSYRRYNLNSFGSIYTDYDGPIDYSEFGVYTQVQKDLELSEEMKLKITASARYDKSEFFDGFISPRLSLGLTLNENHNIRASAQTGFRNPTTQDLFIGLDAGRAILVGSAPDNLDRYTRDFTASNGTVYTQTGGAAYNNSYTASSVQQLAATGDPSVLEIANPNLVSPEKVSSIEVGYRGKINKVIIDFSTYYNKYQDFISSEVVIAPLYGSVADGSAVAAIASSDFTTYSAYTNSDVDVNSYGASLGVSTKVMGDFDLGGSYTFTKQDFDQAANPNFETNFNTPEHKFKAHFGNTELFKNFGFNVAYRFSDDYFWEATFGDGIVPEFHTVDAQINYKIPALKSTIKIGGTNIGGKEYFTVFGSGYIGSMYYASWTINNL comes from the coding sequence ATGAAGACAATCTTAAAGCTTTTCACTATGCTTTTTTGTGTGGCATCTTTTGCTCAAACCACTATAAAAGGTACAATTAATGACAATACTGGGCTACCATTGCCTGGTGCAAACATAGTCGTTGTAGGAACCAGCACAGGTACAGTATCTGACTTTGATGGAAACTACGCACTATCGGTGAACCAAGAACCACCATTTTCAATCCGAGTAAGTTACGCTGGTTTTGAACCTCAAACCATTGAAATTACTACTAACAATCAAACTGTCGATGTTACTTTAGCAGAAGGCAATTCACTTGATGAAGTTGTAATTTCTGCTTCACGTACTCCAGAACGAATTTTCGAATCACCAGTAACCGTAGAACGTTTTGGTTTGAAAGAAATCAAAAATACGGCATCTGCAGATTTTTACGGAGGTTTAGAAAGCTTAAAAGGTGTGGATGTAAACACCAGTAGTTTAACGTTTAAATCTGTAAACACTAGAGGTTTTGCAACTACAGCCAATACGCGCTTTATGCAATTAGTTGATGGTATGGATAATTCAACTCCAGCTTTAAATTTCCCTATTGGAAACCTTGTTGGTATGGTTGAAACAGATGTACATAGTGTTGAATTATTACCTGGAGCTTCTTCAGCTTTATACGGAGCAAATGCTTTTAACGGTATTTTATTTATGCGAAGTAAAAACCCATTTGATCATCAAGGTATAAGCGCTGTTGTTAAAAAAGGTATTACCTCTCAAAAAGCAGCAGGGGACAATGAGTATACTGATATAGGTATTAGCATGGCTTATAAATTTAGCGATAAATTTGCAGCAAAAGTTAACTTCGGTTATTTAAACGGTACAGATTGGGCAGCAACTAGCGAAGTAGATAGTGATATGCTTGGTGGCACAAGAGCTAACAACTTAAACTATAACGGTATAAATGTTTATGGAGATGAAGTATCTGCTAACATTAATGATTTAGCTGGAGGAACAGGAATCGTACCAGACGTTTTTGTTAGTAGAACAGGATATAACGAACGTGATTTAACAGAATATAAAGCCCAAAGTATCAAAGCCGATTGGGGATTATATTACCGTCCAATAGAAGATAGTAATTTTGAAATCCAATATGTAGGTAAAGTTGGTACAGGTACTACAATTTACCAAGGGACTAACAGATATAATATTGACGGATTCTTTCAAGAACAACATAAAATAGAACTTAAAAATGACAACTTTTTCGTAAGAGGTTATGTCGTAGCCGATAAAGCTGGTGATTCTTATGATATGGTATTTACTGGAATTAATATTAACAGAGCTTGGAAAAGTGATGCTGATTGGTTCGGTGATTACATCAATACTTACGTAGCTGCAACATTAGGTGGTGGCGCTACAGATACACAAGCACATGCTGCTGCAAGAGCTGCTGCTGAAACAGGAAGATTTGAACCAGGATCGGCTGAATTTAACAATGCATTCGATAGAATTATTCAAGATCCAGATTTAGCAACAGGGTCACAATTCCGTGATGCATCTAAATACTATCACGCAGATGGTAATTACAATTTTAGTCATTTGACTGATATTGCAGACATTCAAGTTGGTGGATCATATAGACGTTATAATTTAAACTCTTTTGGTTCAATTTATACAGATTATGATGGACCAATTGATTATAGTGAATTTGGTGTATACACTCAAGTTCAAAAAGATTTAGAACTTAGTGAAGAAATGAAATTAAAAATAACGGCTTCTGCACGTTATGATAAATCAGAGTTTTTCGACGGGTTTATTTCACCAAGATTATCATTAGGGTTAACACTAAACGAAAATCACAACATTAGAGCTTCTGCACAAACAGGTTTCAGAAATCCTACAACGCAAGATTTATTTATTGGGTTAGATGCTGGTAGAGCAATACTAGTGGGTTCTGCCCCAGACAATTTAGACCGTTATACTAGAGATTTTACAGCAAGTAATGGAACTGTATATACTCAAACCGGTGGTGCTGCTTATAATAATTCTTATACAGCATCTTCTGTACAACAATTAGCCGCAACTGGTGACCCTTCTGTTTTAGAAATCGCTAATCCAAACCTTGTTTCTCCAGAAAAAGTATCTTCTATAGAAGTAGGATATAGAGGAAAAATCAATAAAGTTATTATTGATTTTAGTACCTATTATAACAAATACCAAGATTTCATTTCATCAGAAGTGGTAATTGCACCACTATACGGATCTGTAGCAGATGGTTCTGCAGTAGCAGCTATAGCTAGTAGTGATTTCACAACCTATAGTGCTTACACAAATTCAGATGTAGATGTTAATTCTTATGGAGCTTCATTAGGAGTATCAACTAAAGTAATGGGCGATTTTGATTTAGGCGGAAGTTATACATTCACTAAACAAGATTTTGACCAAGCTGCAAATCCTAATTTCGAAACTAACTTTAATACACCAGAGCACAAATTCAAAGCTCATTTTGGTAATACAGAGCTATTTAAAAACTTTGGATTTAATGTAGCCTATAGATTTAGTGATGATTATTTCTGGGAAGCAACTTTTGGAGATGGTATAGTACCAGAATTCCATACTGTAGATGCACAGATTAATTATAAGATTCCTGCATTGAAATCTACAATTAAGATAGGTGGTACAAACATTGGAGGTAAGGAATATTTCACTGTATTTGGATCAGGTTATATAGGCTCAATGTATTATGCCTCTTGGACAATTAATAACTTATAA
- the glmS gene encoding glutamine--fructose-6-phosphate transaminase (isomerizing), which produces MCGIVGYIGHREAYPIVIKGLQRLEYRGYDSAGIALYDGTDIKLSKTKGKVSDLKNKIENEISTDGTLGIGHTRWATHGVPNDVNSHPHYSNSGDLVIIHNGIIENYDSLKKELIKRGYTFQSDTDTEVLINLIEEVQKNDNLKLGKAVQIALNQVVGAYAIAVFDKNKPNEIVVAKLGSPLAIGIGDDEFFIASDASPFIEYTKNAIYLEDEEMAIIRRGKNIKVRKIKNDVLVDPYVQELQINLEQIEKGGYDHFMLKEIYEQPSAILDTFRGRLLSNEALIKLAGVEDNMKKFLAADRIIIVACGTSWHAGLVAEYIFEDLARIPVEVEYASEFRYRNPVITEKDIVIAISQSGETADTLAAIKLAKSKGAFVFGVCNVVGSTIARETDAGAYTHAGPEIGVASTKAFTTQITVLTLMALRLARAKGTMSSSEFRHHLIELETIPGKVEEALKSDAYVKTVAEIYKDSKNCLYLGRGFNFPVALEGALKLKEISYIHAEGYPAAEMKHGPIALIDEHMPVIVIATKMGHYEKVVSNIQEIKARKGKIIGIVTKGDTSVKELADHVIEVPETLECLTPLLTTIPLQLLSYHIAVMLDKNVDQPRNLAKSVTVE; this is translated from the coding sequence ATGTGTGGAATTGTTGGATATATTGGCCATAGAGAGGCTTATCCTATTGTTATTAAAGGGCTTCAAAGATTAGAATATAGAGGTTATGATAGTGCTGGTATTGCCTTATATGACGGAACAGATATTAAGCTATCAAAAACCAAAGGCAAAGTTTCTGACCTTAAAAATAAAATAGAGAATGAAATCTCTACAGATGGAACTCTAGGCATTGGACATACACGTTGGGCTACACATGGTGTACCAAATGATGTCAATTCTCACCCACACTATTCCAACTCTGGCGATTTGGTAATTATTCATAATGGGATAATTGAGAATTATGATTCCTTAAAAAAAGAATTAATAAAACGTGGTTACACCTTTCAATCAGACACAGATACAGAAGTATTAATTAATCTTATTGAAGAGGTACAGAAAAACGACAATCTAAAATTAGGTAAAGCCGTTCAAATTGCTTTAAACCAAGTTGTAGGAGCTTATGCTATTGCCGTTTTTGATAAAAACAAACCTAACGAAATAGTTGTTGCAAAACTCGGAAGCCCATTAGCAATAGGTATTGGTGATGATGAGTTTTTCATAGCTAGTGACGCGTCTCCTTTTATTGAATACACTAAAAATGCCATTTACCTTGAAGATGAAGAAATGGCAATCATTAGAAGAGGAAAAAACATAAAAGTCCGAAAAATAAAGAATGACGTTTTAGTAGATCCTTATGTACAAGAACTTCAAATTAATTTAGAGCAAATTGAAAAAGGTGGTTACGATCATTTTATGCTTAAAGAGATCTATGAACAGCCAAGTGCTATATTAGATACCTTTAGAGGTCGTTTATTAAGTAATGAAGCTTTGATTAAATTAGCAGGTGTTGAGGATAACATGAAAAAATTCTTAGCAGCTGACCGAATCATCATCGTAGCATGTGGTACATCTTGGCATGCAGGTTTAGTTGCAGAATATATTTTTGAAGATTTAGCAAGAATTCCTGTTGAAGTAGAATATGCTTCAGAATTTAGATATAGAAACCCTGTTATTACAGAAAAAGATATCGTAATTGCTATTTCTCAATCTGGTGAAACAGCAGATACTTTAGCGGCTATTAAATTAGCTAAATCTAAAGGAGCTTTTGTTTTTGGCGTATGTAATGTTGTTGGGTCAACCATAGCAAGAGAGACAGACGCAGGTGCATATACGCATGCTGGTCCAGAAATTGGAGTGGCATCAACTAAAGCATTTACAACACAGATTACTGTATTAACGCTAATGGCGTTACGTTTAGCAAGAGCTAAAGGCACCATGTCTAGTTCCGAATTCAGACATCACCTTATTGAACTTGAAACTATTCCAGGAAAAGTTGAAGAAGCTTTAAAGTCGGATGCTTATGTAAAAACGGTTGCTGAGATCTATAAAGACTCAAAAAACTGTTTGTATTTAGGTAGAGGATTTAACTTCCCTGTAGCTTTAGAAGGAGCTTTAAAACTTAAAGAAATTTCTTATATACATGCCGAAGGGTATCCTGCAGCAGAAATGAAACATGGACCTATTGCTCTTATTGATGAGCATATGCCAGTTATCGTTATTGCTACTAAAATGGGACATTACGAAAAAGTAGTGAGTAACATTCAAGAAATTAAAGCTCGAAAAGGTAAAATTATAGGCATTGTTACAAAAGGTGATACAAGTGTAAAGGAATTAGCAGATCACGTGATTGAAGTACCAGAAACATTAGAATGCCTAACACCATTATTAACTACGATACCGCTACAGTTATTATCTTACCATATTGCTGTAATGTTAGATAAAAATGTAGATCAACCTCGTAATCTAGCTAAATCAGTTACTGTAGAATAG
- a CDS encoding DUF4270 domain-containing protein, with protein sequence MKKNRIALQIISFGLIILSFIACDDDFATLESDLINSGIATNFDTDTDKFDVIAYTKALAPVQTNQLGLTTLGIYDDAYGRTTSSFVTQLTPVTYSPTFGDEAKIDSVVVNLPYFSTATGTDDDGNITYTLDSVISKGEDYKNIKLRIFENNYFIRDFDPSGSFSEDQAYFSNQTASSSESISTTALEGSELIFVDYDDTTGSIMTVVDNEIDINDKGYSLKDVNELDENGDKTLLSNQSPGIRIMLDPTFWENKILAKEGDVVLSNLNNFTDYFRGLYFRAETIDDDGSFLILNTGSANNANVTIYYSKLTASTTDGDDVRDSSTYVLNFGSNKINFLENDFTLPIDDGDSDAGDSKIYLKGGQGAIAGIKLFEGYNDEAGMSNYDKFRNDYVNLEDNKFSSSKRLVNEANLVFYVDRDQLDILNEDPDNEPNRLYLYDAVNKEPLIDYYLDVTNSNLPSFSKLRHLGALQRVDDEPGNKGVKYKLKITEHINNLLLRDSTNVELGLAVSLNVNIEDPSVSFSQNKVQTVDDLDLTVPVSSILTPRGTILYGNNTPESDESKRVYLEIHYTEPNY encoded by the coding sequence ATGAAAAAAAATAGAATTGCCCTTCAAATCATATCATTTGGCCTTATTATTCTAAGTTTTATTGCTTGTGACGATGATTTTGCAACCCTAGAGTCTGACCTTATTAATAGTGGTATTGCCACAAATTTCGATACAGACACAGACAAATTCGACGTCATTGCTTACACTAAAGCTCTAGCTCCAGTACAAACTAATCAACTAGGCTTAACAACATTAGGTATATATGATGATGCTTATGGCAGAACAACTTCTAGTTTTGTAACACAGCTAACACCTGTTACATACAGTCCAACTTTTGGAGATGAAGCAAAGATTGATTCTGTTGTTGTTAACCTTCCATATTTTAGTACTGCTACAGGAACTGACGATGATGGCAACATTACTTACACCCTAGATTCAGTGATATCTAAGGGAGAGGATTACAAAAACATAAAGTTAAGAATCTTTGAAAACAACTATTTTATTAGAGATTTTGATCCAAGTGGTAGTTTTAGTGAAGATCAAGCATATTTTTCAAATCAAACAGCTTCATCATCAGAGAGCATTTCAACGACCGCTCTAGAAGGTTCAGAACTTATTTTTGTAGATTACGACGACACTACGGGTAGTATTATGACCGTTGTAGACAATGAAATTGACATAAACGATAAAGGTTATAGTCTAAAGGACGTTAACGAATTAGATGAAAATGGTGATAAGACCTTATTATCAAATCAATCTCCAGGTATAAGAATTATGCTAGACCCAACTTTTTGGGAAAATAAAATATTAGCTAAAGAAGGAGATGTTGTTTTAAGTAACTTAAATAATTTTACAGATTATTTTAGAGGTCTTTATTTTAGAGCTGAAACTATAGACGATGATGGCAGTTTTCTTATATTAAACACAGGAAGCGCAAATAATGCCAATGTAACAATTTATTACTCAAAATTAACAGCTTCAACTACAGATGGAGACGATGTTAGAGATAGCTCAACATATGTTCTTAACTTTGGCTCAAATAAAATTAATTTTCTTGAAAATGATTTTACATTACCAATAGATGATGGAGATTCTGACGCAGGTGATAGTAAAATTTACTTAAAAGGTGGACAAGGTGCTATTGCTGGTATTAAATTATTTGAAGGTTATAATGATGAAGCTGGCATGAGTAATTATGACAAATTCAGAAATGATTATGTCAACTTAGAAGATAATAAATTCAGTAGTTCTAAACGATTAGTTAACGAAGCTAATCTTGTTTTCTATGTAGATAGAGATCAATTAGATATATTAAATGAAGACCCAGACAACGAACCTAATCGCTTATATTTGTATGATGCGGTAAATAAAGAACCGTTAATCGATTATTATTTAGATGTTACTAATTCCAATTTACCTTCGTTTTCTAAGTTAAGACATCTTGGCGCTTTACAACGTGTAGATGATGAGCCAGGTAATAAAGGTGTAAAATACAAATTGAAAATCACGGAACATATCAATAATTTATTATTAAGAGATTCTACAAATGTTGAACTTGGTTTAGCGGTTTCTCTAAACGTAAATATTGAAGATCCAAGTGTTAGTTTTTCGCAGAACAAAGTACAAACTGTTGACGATTTAGATTTAACAGTCCCTGTAAGTTCTATCCTAACACCTAGAGGAACAATATTGTATGGTAATAACACACCCGAATCTGATGAAAGTAAACGTGTGTATTTAGAAATACATTATACAGAACCAAATTACTAA
- a CDS encoding glycogen/starch synthase, translated as MKDKRILYVSSEVVPYLPETEISSMSFEAPRMVNKQGGQIRIFMPRFGNINERRHQLHEVIRLSGINLVINDLDMPLIIKVASIPKERIQVYFIDNEDYFKRKATLTDEDGKLFSDNDERAIFFAKGVIETVKKLNWAPDIIHVNGWLASLLPLYLKEFYKTEPLFTESKIVTSVYNQNFEGTLDKDMISKVNFDGLDAATTELLKQPDYINLMKVAIDNSDAIIRGSEELPEELDAYLNDLTKPVLDYYSIEEFADPYTEFYNNTVLNS; from the coding sequence ATGAAAGATAAACGAATATTATATGTGTCCTCGGAAGTTGTTCCATATTTACCAGAAACTGAAATTTCTTCAATGTCCTTTGAGGCACCTAGAATGGTAAACAAACAAGGAGGTCAAATTAGAATATTTATGCCTCGCTTTGGAAATATTAATGAAAGAAGACATCAGCTACACGAAGTTATTAGACTTTCAGGTATTAATTTAGTGATTAACGATTTAGATATGCCATTGATTATAAAGGTAGCGTCTATTCCTAAAGAACGTATCCAAGTTTACTTTATAGATAATGAAGATTATTTTAAAAGAAAAGCAACCTTAACAGATGAGGACGGCAAATTATTTTCAGATAACGACGAACGCGCCATTTTCTTTGCAAAAGGTGTTATAGAAACAGTTAAAAAATTAAATTGGGCTCCAGATATCATTCACGTTAATGGTTGGTTAGCATCTCTATTACCACTATACTTAAAGGAGTTTTATAAAACAGAACCTTTATTTACCGAAAGTAAAATAGTAACCTCTGTATACAATCAAAACTTTGAAGGCACGTTAGATAAAGACATGATCTCTAAAGTTAATTTTGATGGATTAGATGCAGCAACAACAGAATTACTAAAGCAACCCGATTATATTAATTTAATGAAAGTTGCTATTGACAACTCTGACGCCATCATTAGAGGCTCTGAAGAATTACCTGAAGAATTAGACGCGTACTTAAACGATTTAACAAAACCTGTATTAGATTATTATTCAATTGAAGAATTTGCAGATCCATACACAGAGTTTTATAATAACACTGTATTAAACAGTTAA
- the panC gene encoding pantoate--beta-alanine ligase: MKNFQNKAELSTYIGVLKANGSTIGFVPTMGALHQGHLSLVNNGLSENDLVVVSIFVNPTQFDNKEDLVKYPRTLEEDISLLKTVSSDRIIVYSPTVDDIYGNHIESRTFTFDGLEHEMEGAFRKGHFDGVGTIVKRLFEIVNPDRAYFGEKDFQQLQIIRKLVELHQLPVEIIGCPIHRAADGLAMSSRNARLSSEHRIVSPFIYKTLIAAKTQFGTKSAQAVTEWVNKEFKNQPLFELEYFIIADISTLKPVKRKSTKKSYRAFIAVYAGDIRLIDNIALN, from the coding sequence TTGAAAAACTTTCAGAATAAAGCAGAATTATCAACTTATATTGGTGTATTAAAAGCCAATGGAAGTACTATTGGATTTGTACCCACAATGGGAGCATTACACCAAGGGCATTTGTCATTGGTTAATAATGGATTAAGTGAAAACGACCTTGTAGTTGTCAGTATTTTTGTTAATCCTACCCAGTTTGATAATAAAGAAGATTTAGTTAAATACCCAAGAACTTTAGAAGAGGATATTTCACTCTTAAAAACAGTGAGTAGTGATCGTATCATTGTTTACTCTCCTACAGTCGATGATATTTATGGAAACCATATTGAGTCGCGAACCTTTACTTTTGATGGTTTAGAGCATGAGATGGAAGGTGCTTTTAGAAAAGGACATTTTGATGGAGTCGGTACTATTGTAAAGCGTTTGTTTGAGATTGTGAACCCAGATCGTGCTTATTTTGGAGAAAAAGATTTTCAGCAATTACAAATTATTAGAAAGCTCGTAGAACTACATCAATTGCCTGTTGAGATTATTGGCTGCCCAATTCACAGAGCAGCGGATGGTTTAGCTATGAGTTCTAGAAATGCAAGGTTATCATCAGAGCATAGGATTGTTTCACCATTCATATATAAAACACTTATAGCTGCCAAAACACAGTTTGGCACAAAAAGTGCACAAGCAGTAACGGAATGGGTCAATAAGGAATTTAAAAACCAACCGCTCTTTGAGCTAGAGTATTTTATAATTGCTGATATATCGACCTTAAAACCGGTAAAACGAAAATCAACAAAAAAGTCATATAGAGCATTTATTGCTGTTTATGCAGGCGATATAAGATTGATAGATAATATCGCTTTAAATTAA
- the panD gene encoding aspartate 1-decarboxylase produces the protein MQIQVVKSKIHRVRVTGAKLNYIGSITIDEDLMEAANIIQGEKVQIVNNDNGERLETYCIPGPRNSGEITLNGAAARKVAVGDTLILITYAFMDIEEAKVFKPSLVFPDEATNLLK, from the coding sequence ATGCAAATACAAGTTGTAAAATCTAAAATTCATCGTGTAAGGGTTACAGGTGCCAAACTTAATTATATTGGTAGTATAACTATTGATGAAGATTTAATGGAAGCCGCTAATATTATACAAGGCGAAAAAGTTCAGATTGTTAATAATGACAATGGTGAACGTCTAGAAACGTATTGTATTCCAGGACCTCGTAACAGTGGTGAAATTACGCTTAATGGAGCCGCAGCACGTAAAGTGGCTGTTGGAGATACGCTTATTCTTATTACATACGCATTTATGGATATTGAAGAGGCGAAAGTCTTTAAGCCTTCATTGGTATTTCCAGACGAAGCTACGAACCTCCTAAAATAG